One window of the Deinococcus aerius genome contains the following:
- a CDS encoding SDR family NAD(P)-dependent oxidoreductase — translation MTAASSPSPLGPAVLAGQVIAVTGADQGYGRTISAVLARAGASVVLIGGNSETLAAAASGLELAGGTAIPIKADVGVPLDWLSAQNRILEIFGALHGIVHLADKRAHTNFTMLSENEWMELFNCNVKSSVAIAQIVRRRLPGTWLTLVGPHLDEAGLQAHPQRGALRGLVEHAHDEDLRVNLVLPSRASSGDEALDRPLADAVLALATPALRHLRGAVLEVPLPPVPKVRAPEAALR, via the coding sequence ATGACTGCCGCCTCATCCCCTTCCCCTCTCGGCCCAGCCGTGCTGGCCGGACAGGTGATCGCGGTGACGGGCGCGGACCAGGGGTATGGCCGGACGATCAGCGCCGTGCTCGCCCGGGCGGGCGCGAGCGTGGTCCTGATCGGGGGCAACAGCGAGACGCTGGCCGCCGCCGCGAGCGGGCTGGAACTCGCGGGCGGCACGGCCATTCCCATCAAGGCCGACGTGGGCGTGCCGCTCGACTGGCTCAGCGCCCAGAACCGCATCCTGGAGATTTTCGGGGCGCTCCACGGCATCGTTCACCTGGCTGACAAACGCGCCCACACCAACTTCACGATGCTCTCCGAGAACGAGTGGATGGAGCTGTTCAACTGCAACGTGAAGAGCAGCGTCGCCATCGCCCAGATCGTGCGCCGCCGCCTGCCCGGCACCTGGCTCACCCTCGTCGGGCCGCACCTGGACGAGGCCGGGCTCCAGGCGCATCCCCAGCGCGGGGCGCTGCGCGGCCTGGTGGAACACGCCCACGACGAGGACCTGCGGGTGAACCTCGTGCTGCCCTCCCGCGCCAGCAGCGGGGATGAGGCGCTCGACCGCCCGCTGGCCGACGCGGTGCTCGCGCTCGCCACCCCGGCCCTGCGGCACCTGCGCGGGGCGGTGCTGGAGGTGCCCCTGCCGCCCGTGCCCAAGGTGCGTGCCCCCGAGGCGGCCCTGCGGTGA
- the nrdR gene encoding transcriptional regulator NrdR translates to MKCPYCSAPDSRVVNSRPSDDGASIRRRRECLGCARRFTTYERAQLEPLMVVKRGGQREAFNPDKLLRGLTLATEKRPVDPEKLRAFAYGFEDEVGVPELRSEEIGRRAMTFLRPLDDVAYIRFASVYRDFDSLERFIEEIQGLKDREGGE, encoded by the coding sequence GTGAAGTGCCCCTACTGCTCCGCGCCCGACTCGCGGGTGGTCAACTCGCGCCCCAGTGACGACGGGGCCAGCATCCGGCGCCGCCGCGAGTGCCTGGGCTGCGCCCGGAGATTCACCACCTACGAGCGGGCCCAGCTTGAGCCGCTGATGGTCGTCAAGCGCGGCGGCCAGCGCGAGGCCTTCAACCCTGACAAGCTGCTGCGCGGCCTGACCCTGGCGACCGAGAAACGCCCGGTGGACCCGGAGAAATTGCGCGCCTTCGCCTACGGCTTCGAGGACGAGGTGGGCGTGCCCGAGTTGCGGAGCGAGGAGATCGGCCGCCGCGCGATGACCTTCCTGCGCCCGCTCGACGACGTGGCCTATATCCGCTTCGCCAGCGTCTACCGTGATTTCGACAGCCTGGAAAGATTTATCGAGGAGATTCAGGGGTTGAAGGATCGGGAGGGGGGGGAGTAG
- a CDS encoding branched-chain amino acid ABC transporter permease, translated as MTVLPGTPARTDRGRMARAAWLIGLGIVLLILPRLIYPVLALDILAWGLFAVAFDLLFGFSGLLSFGHAAFWGTSAYVTAFLLSHGQSVPVAMLGGTGAALLIAVPIGFLSVRSVGIYFSMITLAFAQMLSFLALQWTDVTGGENGLQGFARPNFLGLDFSDSVTRYYFALAVFTVGFYVAYRTVRSPFGQVQQAVRDNEQRAQSIGYNPARFKFTAFLISAGLAGLAGSLYTFGHGVVSLEVVNWRTSGEVVMMTLLGGTTTLFGPVIGAGLVLLLRDVLTTANLPAGIVTGVVFVLVVLFFRRGVVGTLQYWLRRR; from the coding sequence ATGACGGTCCTTCCCGGCACACCCGCCCGCACCGACCGGGGAAGGATGGCCCGCGCGGCGTGGCTGATCGGCCTGGGAATCGTGCTGCTGATCCTGCCCCGGCTGATCTATCCCGTCCTGGCGCTCGACATTCTCGCCTGGGGCCTCTTCGCGGTGGCCTTCGACCTGCTGTTCGGCTTTTCCGGCCTGCTCAGCTTCGGGCACGCGGCCTTCTGGGGCACGAGTGCGTACGTGACGGCCTTCCTGCTCTCACACGGGCAGAGCGTGCCGGTCGCCATGCTGGGCGGCACCGGGGCGGCGCTGCTCATCGCCGTGCCCATCGGTTTCCTGAGCGTGCGCTCGGTCGGCATCTACTTCTCCATGATCACGCTCGCCTTCGCGCAGATGCTCTCGTTCCTGGCGCTCCAGTGGACGGACGTGACGGGCGGCGAGAACGGGCTCCAGGGCTTCGCGCGGCCGAACTTTCTGGGGCTGGACTTCAGCGACTCGGTCACCCGCTACTACTTCGCGCTCGCGGTGTTCACCGTCGGCTTCTACGTCGCCTACCGCACCGTCCGCAGCCCCTTCGGGCAGGTGCAGCAGGCCGTGCGCGACAACGAGCAGCGGGCGCAGAGCATCGGCTACAACCCCGCCCGCTTCAAGTTCACCGCCTTCCTGATCAGCGCGGGGCTCGCGGGATTGGCGGGCAGCCTGTACACCTTCGGCCACGGGGTCGTCAGCCTGGAGGTCGTCAACTGGCGCACCTCCGGCGAGGTCGTGATGATGACCCTGCTGGGCGGCACGACCACCCTCTTCGGCCCGGTGATCGGCGCCGGGCTGGTGCTGCTGCTGCGCGACGTGCTGACGACTGCGAACCTCCCGGCGGGCATCGTCACGGGCGTGGTCTTCGTGCTCGTGGTGCTGTTCTTCCGGCGGGGGGTGGTGGGGACACTGCAATACTGGCTGCGGCGCCGGTAG
- a CDS encoding branched-chain amino acid ABC transporter permease: protein MNTQLLLIQVFNGLVNGAFYALLSLGLAVIFGMLRIVNFMHGALYMLGAFTAFALGQAFGLGFWPSLILAPLIVGLLGMGLERGLLSRLYGLEPSYNLLLTFGLTLLTQDLVKQVMLSRFAVSSAPYTPPAALSGVVNLGFVVFPKYRLFVIALALVICLVTWFVIEKTRVGAIIRASTENPNVTRAFGIDVGKWVTGVFGVGVALAGLAGVLAAPIYSVEPYMGAELIITTFAVVVIGGMGSILGSIVTGFAVGVLAAVGSALYPPIANTLVFILMALVLLVRPSGLFGLPEGAR, encoded by the coding sequence ATGAACACGCAACTTCTCCTCATTCAGGTTTTCAACGGGCTGGTGAACGGCGCCTTCTACGCGCTGCTCTCCCTGGGCCTGGCCGTCATCTTCGGGATGCTCAGGATCGTGAACTTCATGCACGGGGCGCTGTACATGCTGGGAGCCTTCACGGCGTTTGCGTTGGGGCAGGCGTTCGGGCTGGGGTTCTGGCCGTCGCTGATCCTCGCGCCGCTGATCGTGGGGCTGCTCGGCATGGGGCTGGAGCGCGGGCTGCTCTCGCGGCTGTACGGGCTGGAGCCGAGCTACAACCTGCTGCTGACCTTCGGGCTGACGCTGCTGACCCAGGACCTCGTCAAGCAGGTCATGCTCTCGCGGTTCGCGGTGTCGAGCGCGCCGTACACGCCTCCCGCCGCCCTGTCCGGGGTCGTCAACCTCGGCTTCGTGGTCTTTCCCAAGTACCGCCTGTTCGTGATCGCGCTGGCCCTCGTCATCTGTCTCGTCACCTGGTTCGTGATCGAGAAGACCCGGGTGGGGGCGATCATCCGGGCGAGTACCGAGAACCCGAACGTCACCCGCGCCTTCGGCATCGACGTGGGCAAGTGGGTGACGGGCGTGTTCGGGGTCGGCGTGGCACTCGCCGGGCTGGCGGGCGTGCTGGCGGCCCCGATCTACTCGGTCGAGCCGTACATGGGCGCCGAACTCATCATCACGACCTTCGCGGTGGTGGTGATCGGGGGGATGGGGAGCATCCTGGGCAGTATCGTCACCGGCTTCGCGGTGGGGGTGCTGGCGGCGGTCGGCTCGGCGCTGTACCCGCCCATCGCCAACACGCTGGTGTTCATCCTCATGGCGCTCGTGCTGCTCGTGCGGCCCAGCGGGCTGTTCGGGCTGCCGGAGGGGGCGCGATGA
- a CDS encoding ABC transporter substrate-binding protein: protein MQKKTFTALVSTAALAAVTVALAQSVKLSDNVVRIGVLTDLSGVYSELSGQGSVKAAQMAAADFMAQNPSFRGKVQVVGVDHQNKADVASNKAAEMIDRQKVDMLVDMPTSSAALAASEVARQKKIPALVVTGGTTALTNEKCNKYTFHYAYDNYMLANGTGTAVTKRGGNSWYIIYPNYAFGQDLNKQMTAAITENKGRIVAPSDATPFPNTDFSSYLLKAQGLKPKVFGTMQAGADLVNVVKQYNEFGLRQQGIGLGIGLLFETDVAALGQDAFAGALATVPWYWNVDQRARDWAAKFEKAFGKKPTWAQAGVYSATMTYLNAVARAKSDGGDAVVKALEGFRFSDFFARNAYIRPQDHRVLLDAYTVQVKPKAQARENGDIFTKIATIPAARAFMPLSESKCKM from the coding sequence ATGCAGAAAAAGACTTTCACCGCCCTCGTCTCCACCGCCGCCCTCGCCGCCGTGACGGTTGCCCTCGCGCAGAGCGTGAAGCTCAGCGACAACGTGGTCCGCATCGGCGTCCTGACCGACCTCTCCGGCGTGTACTCCGAACTCTCCGGGCAGGGCAGCGTGAAGGCCGCGCAGATGGCCGCCGCCGACTTCATGGCGCAGAACCCCTCCTTCCGGGGCAAGGTGCAGGTCGTCGGCGTGGACCACCAGAACAAGGCGGATGTGGCGAGCAACAAGGCCGCCGAGATGATCGACCGCCAGAAGGTGGACATGCTGGTGGACATGCCGACGAGCAGCGCCGCGCTCGCCGCCAGCGAGGTCGCCCGCCAGAAGAAGATTCCGGCCCTGGTGGTGACCGGCGGGACCACCGCCCTCACGAACGAGAAGTGCAACAAGTACACCTTCCACTACGCCTACGACAACTACATGCTCGCCAACGGGACGGGCACGGCGGTGACCAAGCGCGGCGGGAACTCCTGGTACATCATCTACCCCAACTACGCCTTCGGCCAGGACCTGAACAAGCAGATGACTGCGGCGATCACCGAGAACAAGGGCAGGATCGTCGCGCCGAGTGACGCCACCCCCTTTCCCAACACCGACTTCTCCTCGTACCTGCTCAAGGCGCAGGGCCTCAAGCCCAAGGTGTTCGGCACCATGCAGGCGGGCGCGGACCTGGTGAACGTGGTCAAGCAGTACAACGAGTTCGGGCTGCGGCAGCAGGGCATCGGGTTGGGGATCGGCCTGCTGTTCGAGACGGACGTAGCGGCGCTGGGCCAGGACGCCTTCGCGGGCGCGCTCGCCACCGTGCCGTGGTACTGGAACGTGGACCAGCGGGCGCGCGACTGGGCCGCGAAGTTCGAGAAGGCGTTCGGCAAGAAGCCCACCTGGGCGCAGGCCGGGGTGTACTCCGCGACCATGACCTACCTGAACGCGGTCGCCCGCGCCAAGAGCGACGGCGGCGACGCGGTCGTGAAGGCGCTCGAAGGCTTCCGCTTCAGCGACTTCTTCGCCCGCAACGCCTACATCCGCCCGCAGGACCACCGGGTGCTGCTCGACGCCTACACCGTGCAGGTCAAGCCCAAGGCCCAGGCCAGGGAGAACGGGGACATCTTCACGAAGATCGCTACCATTCCCGCTGCCCGGGCCTTTATGCCGCTGTCCGAGAGCAAGTGCAAGATGTGA
- a CDS encoding ABC transporter ATP-binding protein produces MPAVSPDRPTLGAMPLLEVRDLNAYYGQSHVLHGVNLHVMPGEVVSLIGRNGAGKTTTLKSIMGVLRSRTGQITFEGQDITRLPSNRIAARGLAWVPEERAILSSLTVRENLELPPARPGGWSLERAYQAFPVLRERGHHPGSKLSGGEQQMLAIVRVLRSGPKLLLLDEPSEGLAPVIVQRIGDMLAELRREGLAVILVEQNLKFATRLADRHYVLVDGQVVDEVRADEVEARRADLLRFLSV; encoded by the coding sequence ATGCCCGCCGTCTCCCCCGACCGCCCGACCCTGGGGGCCATGCCGCTGCTCGAAGTCCGTGACCTGAACGCCTACTACGGTCAGAGTCACGTCCTGCATGGAGTCAACCTGCACGTCATGCCCGGCGAGGTCGTCAGCCTGATCGGGCGCAACGGGGCGGGCAAGACGACGACCCTCAAAAGCATCATGGGCGTGCTGCGCAGCCGCACGGGGCAAATCACCTTCGAGGGCCAGGACATCACCCGGCTGCCCAGCAACCGCATCGCCGCGCGGGGCCTGGCCTGGGTGCCGGAGGAGCGGGCGATCCTGAGCAGCCTGACGGTGCGCGAGAACCTGGAACTGCCCCCGGCGCGGCCCGGCGGCTGGAGCCTGGAGCGGGCGTACCAGGCCTTCCCGGTGCTGCGCGAACGCGGCCACCACCCCGGCTCCAAGCTCTCGGGCGGCGAGCAGCAGATGCTCGCCATCGTGCGCGTGCTGCGGAGCGGCCCGAAACTCCTGCTTCTCGACGAGCCCAGCGAGGGCCTGGCCCCGGTGATCGTCCAGCGGATCGGCGACATGCTGGCCGAGCTGCGCCGCGAGGGGCTGGCCGTGATCCTGGTCGAACAGAACCTGAAATTCGCCACCCGCCTCGCCGACCGCCACTACGTCCTGGTGGACGGGCAGGTGGTGGACGAGGTGCGCGCCGATGAGGTGGAAGCCCGCCGCGCGGACCTCTTGCGTTTCCTGAGCGTCTGA
- a CDS encoding ABC transporter ATP-binding protein has protein sequence MTAGAALEARHLVKDFRGFRATNDVSLQIREGEIHAIIGPNGAGKTTLFNLLSGFLRPSSGEVRLHGERIDTLPPYAIVRRGLSRSFQISSVFPSLTVRDNVLVALESPTRLPGQFWTPLARLEALGPRADQILADVGLAGAHSRLAADLSHGEKRQLEIGLSLSQDPRVLLLDEPTSGMGSEGIGRVIALVRQVARGRTVVLVEHNMSVVAELADRITVLQYGQVLASGTYDEVRRDPRVIEAYLGEEAHA, from the coding sequence ATGACGGCGGGCGCAGCCCTGGAGGCGCGCCACCTCGTCAAGGATTTCCGCGGGTTTCGCGCCACGAACGACGTGAGCCTCCAGATTCGGGAGGGCGAGATTCATGCGATCATCGGGCCGAACGGGGCGGGCAAGACCACGCTCTTCAATCTGCTCTCGGGCTTCCTGCGGCCCAGCAGCGGCGAGGTGAGGCTGCACGGGGAGCGCATCGACACGCTGCCGCCGTACGCCATCGTGCGGCGGGGGCTCTCGCGCTCCTTTCAGATCAGCAGCGTGTTTCCCAGCCTGACGGTGCGGGACAACGTACTCGTGGCCCTGGAGTCCCCGACCCGGCTGCCGGGACAGTTCTGGACGCCGCTCGCCCGGCTGGAGGCGCTGGGGCCACGCGCCGACCAGATTCTGGCGGACGTGGGCCTGGCGGGGGCGCATTCGCGGCTCGCCGCCGACCTCAGCCACGGCGAGAAGCGGCAGCTTGAAATCGGCCTCTCGCTCTCGCAGGACCCGCGCGTGCTGCTCCTCGACGAGCCGACGAGCGGCATGGGCTCGGAGGGGATTGGCCGCGTGATCGCGCTCGTGCGGCAGGTGGCGCGGGGACGCACGGTCGTCCTCGTGGAACACAACATGAGCGTGGTGGCCGAACTCGCCGACCGCATCACGGTCCTCCAGTACGGGCAGGTGCTGGCGAGCGGGACCTACGACGAGGTGCGGCGCGACCCCCGGGTGATCGAGGCCTACCTGGGCGAGGAGGCGCACGCGTGA
- the thyX gene encoding FAD-dependent thymidylate synthase, whose amino-acid sequence MTVTPAHPPTLYPLGDGLGSVSLVQHVGDDKMITNAARVSFGGDSDTPLNQKDEKLIRYLLRHQHGSPFEHNLITFKIVCPIFVDRQMVRHRIGTCLTGDTVVTFVNINGEALPRLRKTVSELYRMWTEGEVHTMTARPEQVATALRVLQEEGGRYGGIAKAVRASGLSRNTIQRYVGGSIVGHRSSRKRLQNMRLRVLNEATGLFTTGHVAEVMYQGEQPVYRVTLADGKGLTMTAHHRVLTSRGWQTLGEAVGLEVQGNTATMSREAFLMVNGLEVYRDREWMADQRAQRKSIQQMADEAGCSYHTIRKWLKVHGLQFSPEETRFPEGFRPWNKGKGGYRAPRVLTEEHRMAIRAARSGERSNFWKGGISSERANINRWTWEQSRRVHEKFHFTCQNCGERKPELHAHHVVPVWADRSLALKFDNLVTLCGDCHRNIHRSQENELAFAQRFDPDIVISGERPKPRGRKLKAHPTKVVKVEYLGIQPTYDLEVAGDWHNFVANGIVVHNSKNEISGRYVEMQERNFTPPSFRKQAPSNRQASVEDDGTLDQAEAARVWEEAWRHAFGAYQELLHLGVTREQARGVLPLSLYTESYYTFNVRSLLHFLELRDHEGAQYETRLFARAMAQLAEPLFPVTFREWRALHAGD is encoded by the coding sequence ATGACTGTGACCCCCGCCCACCCCCCCACCCTCTACCCCCTGGGCGACGGCCTGGGCAGCGTCAGCCTCGTGCAGCACGTGGGCGACGACAAGATGATTACGAATGCGGCGAGAGTTTCCTTTGGTGGTGATTCAGACACGCCACTCAACCAAAAGGATGAAAAGTTGATCCGCTATCTGCTGCGGCATCAACACGGCAGTCCATTTGAACATAATTTAATCACTTTCAAAATTGTTTGCCCTATTTTTGTGGACCGGCAGATGGTGCGCCACCGCATTGGGACCTGCTTGACTGGGGACACCGTTGTAACGTTCGTCAACATCAATGGCGAGGCTCTCCCGAGGCTCAGAAAGACGGTCTCCGAGCTGTACAGGATGTGGACCGAGGGCGAGGTACATACGATGACTGCTCGGCCTGAGCAGGTAGCGACCGCACTCCGTGTTCTTCAGGAGGAGGGGGGGCGATACGGCGGTATTGCCAAGGCAGTTCGGGCCTCCGGTCTCTCCCGAAACACCATCCAGAGGTACGTCGGGGGCAGTATCGTCGGTCACCGCAGCAGCCGGAAACGTCTTCAGAATATGCGGCTTCGTGTTCTGAACGAAGCCACGGGACTATTTACCACCGGCCATGTAGCGGAGGTGATGTACCAGGGCGAGCAACCTGTCTACCGAGTCACCCTGGCTGACGGCAAGGGCCTGACGATGACGGCCCATCACCGGGTCCTGACCTCACGGGGCTGGCAGACTCTGGGCGAGGCCGTGGGGCTGGAGGTTCAGGGGAACACAGCCACGATGAGCCGCGAGGCGTTCCTGATGGTGAATGGGCTGGAGGTCTACCGGGACCGTGAGTGGATGGCTGATCAGCGCGCACAGCGCAAGAGCATTCAGCAGATGGCTGACGAGGCCGGGTGCAGCTACCACACCATTCGCAAGTGGCTCAAGGTTCACGGCTTGCAGTTCTCGCCGGAAGAAACCCGCTTCCCGGAGGGCTTCAGGCCCTGGAATAAGGGCAAAGGCGGCTACCGAGCGCCACGTGTTCTAACCGAAGAACACCGCATGGCTATTCGTGCCGCCCGGAGTGGCGAACGCAGCAACTTCTGGAAAGGCGGGATCAGCAGCGAACGCGCGAACATCAACCGTTGGACCTGGGAGCAGTCCCGGCGAGTTCACGAGAAGTTCCACTTCACCTGTCAGAACTGCGGGGAGCGCAAACCCGAGCTGCACGCCCATCATGTCGTTCCTGTCTGGGCCGACCGCTCTCTGGCCTTGAAGTTCGACAACCTCGTTACCCTGTGCGGCGATTGCCACAGAAATATTCACCGCTCACAGGAAAATGAGCTGGCGTTCGCGCAACGGTTCGACCCAGACATCGTGATCTCCGGGGAACGTCCCAAACCCAGGGGGAGAAAGCTCAAAGCCCACCCCACCAAGGTCGTGAAGGTGGAGTACCTCGGCATTCAACCGACGTACGATCTGGAAGTGGCAGGGGATTGGCATAACTTTGTCGCCAACGGAATTGTCGTTCACAACAGTAAGAATGAGATTTCCGGCCGCTATGTCGAGATGCAGGAACGTAACTTCACGCCGCCCTCCTTCCGCAAGCAGGCGCCCAGCAACCGGCAGGCGAGTGTGGAGGATGATGGAACACTGGATCAGGCTGAGGCAGCGCGAGTTTGGGAGGAAGCCTGGCGCCATGCCTTTGGTGCGTATCAGGAACTCCTGCATCTCGGCGTGACGCGCGAGCAGGCGCGGGGGGTATTGCCGCTCTCGCTGTATACCGAATCGTATTACACCTTTAATGTCAGGAGCCTCCTTCATTTCCTCGAACTGCGTGACCACGAGGGGGCGCAGTACGAGACGCGCCTCTTCGCGCGGGCGATGGCGCAACTCGCCGAACCACTTTTCCCGGTCACGTTCAGGGAGTGGCGGGCTCTGCACGCGGGGGACTGA
- a CDS encoding EVE domain-containing protein has translation MALSPPQFWLLKSEPDVFGFDDLVRVGREAWSGVRNYQARNFLRQMRVNDLCLFYHSSTALPGVAGVARVGREPYPDDLQFDPESAYFDPKSTPQNPRWSMVDVVPVLAFPAVLPLDTLRTLPEWQDSPLTRRGNRLSVLPVTPEQFRAALKAAGMDPREVEL, from the coding sequence ATGGCGCTCTCACCGCCGCAGTTCTGGCTGCTCAAGTCCGAGCCGGACGTGTTCGGATTCGACGACCTCGTGCGGGTGGGGCGCGAGGCGTGGAGCGGCGTGCGGAACTACCAGGCGCGCAATTTCCTGCGCCAGATGCGGGTGAATGACCTCTGCCTCTTCTACCACTCCAGCACGGCGTTGCCCGGTGTGGCGGGTGTCGCGCGGGTGGGGCGGGAGCCGTACCCGGACGACCTGCAATTCGACCCGGAGAGCGCCTACTTCGACCCCAAAAGTACGCCCCAGAATCCGCGCTGGAGCATGGTGGACGTGGTTCCCGTCCTGGCCTTCCCGGCGGTATTGCCCCTTGACACCCTGCGAACGCTCCCCGAGTGGCAGGACTCACCCCTGACACGCAGGGGGAACCGCCTGAGTGTCCTGCCCGTGACCCCGGAGCAGTTCCGCGCCGCGTTGAAAGCCGCCGGGATGGACCCCCGGGAGGTGGAACTGTGA
- a CDS encoding S1C family serine protease, whose protein sequence is MRLAFPGGSVPLGTLSRAGRTYTRRVRPRLSPWLPVLLLLALAAYILPERLTLPSVTGPSSPAATQPLPNQLPEETRALFERSRPAVVRLEALNARTQEAGLGTGFFISETGQVLTAYHVVGSGQLFQVQTLSGRRLPARLTAYDAGADVALLQVEGRGPFPVLNLATRPPRVGETVLAIGNSGGDFLQPRRGQLLRLNVEAGRADFPQGTLEMSAPLAPGDSGGPILDGNGQAIGVVSYIRVDDSNQTRASYAVPVTEGNRLIAALRAGGKRDVPVVGLNLDIIHSGQTDPPGAVVSRVARGSPAARAGLRGATFDENGNLSGLGDIILSVNGERTRDANEVITAIRKASVGDTITLGYLRGNERREARITLVGGRSVPDLNP, encoded by the coding sequence ATGAGGTTAGCGTTCCCGGGGGGCTCCGTACCTTTGGGCACCCTGTCGCGTGCCGGGCGGACCTACACTCGGCGCGTGCGTCCGCGCCTCTCCCCCTGGCTTCCCGTGCTGCTGCTGCTCGCGCTGGCGGCCTATATCCTGCCGGAACGCCTGACGCTGCCGAGTGTGACGGGCCCGTCCTCACCCGCGGCAACCCAGCCCCTGCCCAACCAGCTCCCGGAGGAGACGCGGGCGCTGTTCGAGCGCTCCCGCCCGGCGGTCGTGCGGCTGGAGGCGCTCAACGCCCGCACCCAGGAGGCGGGCCTGGGCACCGGCTTTTTCATCTCGGAGACGGGGCAGGTGCTCACGGCGTACCACGTGGTTGGGAGCGGGCAGCTTTTCCAGGTGCAAACCCTCTCGGGCCGCCGCCTCCCCGCCCGCCTGACCGCCTACGACGCGGGGGCGGACGTGGCGCTCCTCCAGGTGGAGGGCCGGGGTCCCTTTCCCGTCCTCAACCTCGCCACCCGGCCACCCCGGGTGGGGGAGACAGTCCTCGCCATCGGGAACAGCGGCGGCGACTTCCTGCAACCCCGGCGGGGGCAACTGCTGCGCCTGAACGTGGAGGCGGGGCGCGCGGATTTCCCGCAGGGCACCCTGGAGATGTCGGCGCCGCTCGCGCCCGGCGACAGCGGCGGCCCGATCCTCGACGGCAACGGGCAGGCCATCGGGGTGGTGAGCTACATCCGGGTGGACGACAGCAACCAGACCCGCGCGAGCTACGCCGTGCCCGTGACCGAGGGCAACCGCCTGATCGCCGCGCTGCGGGCGGGCGGGAAGCGGGACGTGCCGGTGGTGGGCCTGAACCTCGACATCATCCACAGCGGGCAGACCGACCCGCCGGGCGCGGTCGTCTCCCGGGTGGCGCGCGGCAGTCCCGCCGCCCGGGCCGGACTGCGCGGCGCCACCTTCGACGAGAACGGCAACCTCAGCGGGCTGGGCGACATCATCCTGAGCGTGAACGGCGAGCGGACCCGCGACGCGAACGAGGTCATCACCGCCATTCGCAAGGCGAGCGTGGGCGACACGATCACCCTGGGCTACCTGCGGGGGAACGAGCGGCGCGAGGCCCGCATCACCCTCGTCGGAGGGCGCTCGGTCCCGGACCTGAACCCCTGA
- a CDS encoding aldose 1-epimerase, translating into MTFRVETIASERLTLEVLPELGASVLNLRAASGRPVLRPVDLSKVETSSQCACFTLLPFSNRIRDARFTFGGREVQLRATTKDGLTQHGDVRNRPWQVSRPSEQHLRCDFDSRDFADMNWPWAFTARVEYLLHGPHLDLSVTLTNADTSEMPAGMGLHPYFQRREDGVDPRLSFDAALLYDTGERQLPTAEARPVRPDEDYRTSREIGKEQFDRVYTAWDGTARLDWGTRALVLTADPVFSHLVVYTAPDGSLALEPVSHATDAFNLAARGVGGTDMRTLSPGQSLAGAARITLEGEW; encoded by the coding sequence GTGACCTTCCGGGTCGAAACCATCGCCAGCGAGCGCCTGACACTGGAGGTACTGCCCGAACTCGGCGCGAGCGTGCTCAACCTCCGGGCCGCCTCGGGCCGTCCGGTCCTGCGCCCGGTGGACCTCTCCAAGGTGGAGACGAGCAGCCAGTGCGCCTGCTTCACCCTGCTGCCCTTCTCCAACCGCATCCGGGACGCGCGCTTCACCTTTGGGGGACGGGAGGTCCAACTCCGGGCCACAACGAAGGACGGCCTGACCCAGCACGGCGACGTGCGGAATCGGCCCTGGCAAGTTTCGCGCCCCTCTGAACAGCACCTGCGCTGTGACTTCGACAGCCGGGATTTTGCTGACATGAACTGGCCCTGGGCCTTCACCGCCCGGGTGGAGTACCTGCTGCACGGACCGCACCTCGATCTCAGCGTGACCCTGACGAATGCCGACACCTCGGAGATGCCCGCCGGGATGGGCCTTCACCCGTACTTTCAGCGGCGGGAGGACGGCGTGGACCCCCGGCTGAGCTTCGACGCGGCGCTGCTCTACGACACCGGTGAGCGGCAACTGCCAACGGCCGAGGCACGCCCCGTCCGGCCCGACGAGGACTACCGAACGTCCCGCGAGATCGGTAAAGAGCAGTTCGACCGGGTATACACCGCCTGGGACGGCACGGCCCGCCTCGACTGGGGTACGCGCGCCCTCGTCCTGACCGCCGACCCCGTGTTCTCGCACCTGGTGGTCTACACCGCGCCGGACGGCAGCCTCGCCCTGGAGCCCGTCAGCCACGCGACCGACGCCTTCAACCTGGCGGCGCGGGGCGTGGGCGGGACGGACATGCGGACGTTGAGCCCTGGGCAGAGCCTGGCGGGTGCTGCGCGGATCACGCTAGAGGGCGAGTGGTAG